Proteins from one Dermacentor variabilis isolate Ectoservices chromosome 1, ASM5094787v1, whole genome shotgun sequence genomic window:
- the LOC142572567 gene encoding uncharacterized protein LOC142572567 produces MTAKVVIALVLLALTVCGASGQGKGLGRGRGQGHGQGNGQGQGHGHGRGKKGGPVAVGGPLASGPLPGSGGGGQFRESGGFRQTEGHRVEEGFEQTDSFNRGQGNGAGFLGTNAGVLESGLLQQVKGKFKIMGKVRGYTAASSLQQQQQQQGQ; encoded by the exons ATGACGGCAAAAGTG GTCATTGCATTGGTGCTGCTGGCGCTGACAGTGTGCGGCGCTAGCGGCCAAGGCAAGGGCTTGGGCCGCGGCAGAGGCCAGGGTCACGGTCAAGGTAACGGCCAAGGTCAAGGTCATGGCCACGGACGAGGCAAGAAGGGCGGACCTGTTGCTGTTGGAGGGCCCCTGGCGTCAGGCCCACTCCCAGGCAGCGGAGGCGGCGGCCAGTTTCGCGAGTCCGGTGGATTTCGGCAGACTGAGGGCCACCGGGTTGAAGAAGGCTTTGAGCAAACCGATTCCTTCAACCGAGGCCAAGGCAACGGGGCTGGTTTCTTGGGCACCAACGCCGGAGTGCTTGAGTCGGGTCTCTTGCAGCAGGTCAAGGGCAAGTTCAAGATCATGGGCAAAGTTCGTGGATACACGGCCGCCAGCtccttgcagcagcagcagcagcagcagggacaGTAG